A section of the Kluyveromyces lactis strain NRRL Y-1140 chromosome F complete sequence genome encodes:
- the SWC5 gene encoding Swc5p (similar to uniprot|P38326 Saccharomyces cerevisiae YBR231C SWC5 Protein of unknown function, component of the Swr1p complex that incorporates Htz1p into chromatin): protein MSDTKGSDLNEDSALEFDEESYHESEDEDFDPSKEQNKRKTTNDNKKTDVNANISDSDQDEDEDEEYDEEAQEEEKKYSSIVSESGGLIKTRRARLQEEHDALKNKYEQIDIAETSGKSNDLWRQLKERALSRSQFNGSVMDQDAGSITDSMQEQKILIERTYKFAGEVIKEKKWVLRHSAEGQEYLNSIKFKTGTLDKNTVPPDTVKNTQAQQTEGKQNRVNEAGRLLKRHLKRPPILEQIIAGNLKPKLTTLEKSQLDWASYVDKEGIHEELNLHNKDGFLAKQDFLNRVESSKDQKYRELRKLQLQTEQQKQ, encoded by the coding sequence ATGTCTGACACCAAGGGCTCTGACCTGAACGAGGATTCTGCATTAGAGTTTGATGAGGAAAGTTATCATGAATCTGAGGATGAGGACTTCGATCCCAGTAAAGAGCAgaacaaaaggaaaacaacTAATGACAATAAAAAAACAGACGTCAATGCCAATATAAGTGACAGTGATCAggacgaagatgaagatgaggagTATGACGAGGAAgctcaagaagaagagaagaaatataGCAGTATTGTTAGCGAATCCGGCGGCCTCATCAAAACTAGAAGGGCAAGATTACAAGAAGAGCACGATGCTTTAAAGAATAAATACGAACAAATAGATATTGCAGAAACTTCCGGAAAATCTAATGATTTATGGCGTCAGTTGAAGGAACGAGCACTTAGTAGATCACAATTTAACGGATCTGTGATGGATCAAGATGCCGGTTCAATAACAGATTCTATGCAAGAACAGAAGATATTGATCGAACGTACTTATAAATTTGCAGGCGAAGTaattaaagagaaaaaatgGGTTCTTCGTCACAGCGCAGAGGGTCAAGAATATCTCAATAgcatcaaattcaaaaccGGTACTCTCGATAAAAATACGGTACCGCCTGATACTGTTAAAAATACTCAAGCTCAACAAACTGAAGGGAAACAAAATAGAGTTAACGAGGCAGGACGTCTTTTAAAGAGGCATCTGAAAAGGCCTCCTATTCTTGAGCAAATAATAGCCGGAAATCTAAAGCCTAAACTCACAACATTAGAGAAATCCCAACTCGATTGGGCCAGTTACGTGGACAAAGAAGGTATTCACGAGGAGTTAAACCTTCACAACAAGGACGGTTTCTTAGCAAAacaagatttcttgaatagAGTGGAGTCTTCCAAGGATCAAAAATACAGAGAACTTCGAAAATTGCAGTTGCAAACGGAGCAACAGAAACAGTAA
- the DSD1 gene encoding D-serine ammonia-lyase DSD1 (similar to uniprot|P53095 Saccharomyces cerevisiae YGL196W Hypothetical ORF), with product MATQLSPSERYPLDPAGVQESIRNAYKGRHYKELPTPALIMKEPVIDSNISTLLQSIDSINSLLERPVKYRAHIKTHKTIEGTLKQLGHNLPEYDGPKYGSIVVSTLREAYLVLDYHEKKKTKIVTDMAYGLPACVPDIIPQLYEISKKVDHFRIFVDNIQHIDFLEKFAKELGDPDFKWSVFVKIDCGTHRAGVFLEEDLIALLERLLKATDSIELFGFYAHAGHSYSKSSAEANESVLREEIDHVNNACNTLLAIDEEYPVSKLILSVGASPTARSFQYATNTSELSQYINNLHGTLELHAGNLMISDLQQVSTGAITEHNISSFVLGTVISQYPKRGNSIGEMLTNTGVLSMTKEVSHKFPGYGLLPEHPEYGQWFLQRLSQEHGILQPLDDDCKMIPHGTKVEILMQHVCITMACFGHYFVVNDEGIITDVWIPCRGW from the coding sequence ATGGCTACGCAATTGAGTCCATCTGAGAGATATCCACTCGATCCTGCAGGTGTACAGGAATCCATCCGAAATGCCTACAAAGGGAGGCATTATAAGGAGTTACCAACTCCAGCGTTAATTATGAAAGAACCTGTAATTGATTCCAATATAAGCACTTTACTTCAATCCATTGATAGTATCAACAGCCTTTTGGAGAGACCTGTTAAGTATCGTGCTCATATCAAGACTCATAAGACAATCGAGGGCACATTGAAACAATTGGGTCATAACCTTCCTGAATATGATGGCCCCAAATATGGTTCCATAGTGGTGAGTACCCTTAGAGAGGCGTACTTGGTATTGGATTACcatgaaaaaaagaagactAAGATCGTTACAGACATGGCTTATGGATTACCTGCGTGTGTTCCTGACATTATTCCTCAGTTATACGAAATCTCCAAGAAAGTTGATCACTTTAGaatctttgttgataaCATTCAACATATTGACTTCCTGGAAAAGTTCGCTAAGGAATTGGGTGATCCCGATTTCAAGTGGTCTGTTTTCGTTAAGATAGATTGTGGAACCCACAGAGCTGGGGTTTTCCTAGAAGAGGACTTAATTGCTCTTTTAGAAAGATTACTGAAGGCAACTGATTCCATTGAATTATTTGGATTTTACGCTCATGCAGGACATTCATATTCTAAATCGTCTGCAGAGGCTAATGAATCTGTGTTgagagaagaaattgaccATGTCAATAATGCTTGCAATACACTTCTTGCAATTGACGAGGAATATCCAGTTTCTAAGTTGATATTGAGTGTTGGTGCTTCACCCACCGCAAGGTCTTTCCAATATGCTACGAACACTTCTGAACTCTCCCAATACATTAATAACTTACATGGGACTCTAGAATTGCATGCAGGTAACTTAATGATTTCTGACTTGCAACAGGTTTCTACAGGTGCGATTACAGAGCATAATATTTCCTCTTTTGTTTTAGGTACTGTCATATCGCAATACCCAAAGAGAGGCAATTCAATTGGGGAAATGTTAACGAACACTGGTGTTTTATCAATGACAAAAGAAGTTTCCCACAAATTCCCGGGCTATGGTTTGTTGCCTGAACACCCAGAGTATGGACAGTGGTTTTTACAAAGACTCTCCCAAGAACATGGTATTTTGCAGCCGCTAGATGACGATTGCAAAATGATACCTCACGGtacaaaagttgaaatacTAATGCAACACGTATGTATCACCATGGCATGTTTCGGTCACTATTTTGTGGTGAATGATGAAGGCATAATTACTGATGTCTGGATTCCATGTAGAGGCTGGTAA
- a CDS encoding uncharacterized protein (similar to uniprot|P53134 Saccharomyces cerevisiae YGL114W Putative member of the oligopeptide transporter (OPT) family of membrane transporters) produces MESQTGGSRGGSITEWDRKPWLKQVTLRSTIIGLIIGSLVLVSNFQFGLQTGWVSMMSLPSALLACAVFKQVWPLVFPNDSQFSDVENVYVQSIAVAVGTGPLAYGFVGVVPAIEKFLTDEESGGTRHMGEAFSFNELLMWSAALAFFGIFFAVPIRKQVIVREKLPFPSGSATATLISVLNGSEILQEVTTQELVEMKERRLREYGEVLCSDDETNCEISPLLRNGNSNAPNSYTSADSNGSNETNVNHLVPSTSKGVPTYRENVSVLMKTFSASALYTVTSYFVPAVKSIPMFGNYASDVYLWNIEPSPAYVGQGIIMGLPTVSYMLFGCILGWGILAPLARYNRWVDPEANVHDWENGVQGWIIWTSLSIMVVDSVVGFIVFTIRSIVKFILLDDKMEMFNSVLDDSIQSMLLEEERVLNDSRGRHENTVKLVSTEIDHEVDSKHLVAYTTVLSGLAISFILCVTVMIYLFGIDIIPLYSIVSALVIASFLSILAVRALGETDLNPVSGIGKLSQLLFALIIPNSQNGSVLLNLVAGGVAEAGAQQAGDLMQDLKTGHLLGASPKAQFIAQSIGAAWSIVLSSIVYKLYNKIYDIPNQQFRIPTAVVWIDCARLVTGKSLPDKALECSLVLGSIFAVLSLIKNCLRDRGYKWVLWIPSGVAVGVGIYNSPSFTIERFAGGMLAHIWLRTNRGNPDAKTKMIVFSSGLVLGEGIFSIVNMFFTGIGVPHF; encoded by the coding sequence ATGGAGAGTCAGACTGGTGGAAGTAGGGGTGGGAGCATAACGGAATGGGATCGTAAACCCTGGTTGAAGCAAGTGACACTAAGATCCACAATAATCGGGTTGATAATAGGTTCTCTTGTACTAGTGTCTAACTTTCAGTTTGGATTACAGACAGGGTGGGTTTCTATGATGTCGTTGCCCAGTGCTCTTCTAGCTTGTGCTGTTTTCAAGCAAGTGTGGCCCTTGGTTTTCCCCAATGATTCGCAGTTTAGCGATGTTGAGAACGTTTATGTGCAAAGTATCGCAGTCGCAGTTGGAACTGGACCGTTAGCGTATGGATTTGTTGGAGTGGTTCCAGCGATTGAAAAGTTTCTAACTGATGAGGAAAGTGGTGGTACAAGACATATGGGAGAAGCGTTCTCTTTTAACGAATTGCTAATGTGGTCGGCAGCGTTAGCATTTTTTGGCATATTCTTTGCAGTTCCGATTAGGAAGCAAGTTATTGTGAGGGAAAAGTTACCGTTTCCCAGTGGCAGTGCAACGGCAACTTTAATTTCAGTGTTGAACGGGTCTGAGATTTTGCAAGAAGTGACCACACAGGAATTGGTTGAGATGAAGGAACGAAGATTAAGGGAGTATGGTGAAGTTCTATGcagtgatgatgaaactaACTGTGAAATCTCACCGCTGCTGCGAAATGGGAATTCTAACGCCCCCAATTCATACACATCTGCTGATTCTAATGGTTCTAATGAGACTAATGTTAACCATTTGGTTCCATCTACATCTAAAGGTGTGCCCACTTATAGAGAAAATGTTAGCGTGTTGATGAAGACATTCAGTGCCTCTGCATTATATACCGTCACTTCTTATTTCGTACCGGCAGTGAAGTCAATCCCGATGTTTGGAAATTATGCTTCGGACGTTTATCTATGGAATATAGAGCCGTCGCCTGCATACGTTGGTCAAGGTATTATCATGGGGTTGCCCACGGTTTCATATATGCTTTTTGGATGCATATTAGGGTGGGGAATTTTGGCACCTCTAGCAAGGTACAATCGCTGGGTAGATCCTGAAGCCAACGTTCACGATTGGGAAAATGGGGTTCAAGGATGGATTATCTGGACATCGCTTTCAATTATGGTGGTTGATAGTGTTGTGGGCTTCATCGTTTTCACGATACGATCAATTGTGAAGTTCATCCTCTTAGATGACAAAATGGAAATGTTCAATAGCGTTTTGGATGATTCTATCCAATCGATGTTACTCGAAGAAGAACGAGTGTTGAACGATTCTCGGGGTAGACATGAAAATACAGTTAAACTAGTCAGTACAGAGATTGATCATGAAGTTGATTCCAAACATTTAGTAGCCTATACTACAGTGCTAAGTGGATTGGCAATTTCTTTCATACTATGTGTCACAGTAATGATATATTTGTTTGGAATTGATATCATTCCATTGTACTCCATCGTTTCGGCCCTGGTTATagcttcttttctttctatttTAGCGGTTCGTGCATTAGGGGAAACCGATTTAAATCCTGTAAGTGGTATTGGTAAACTATCACAATTGTTGTTCGCATTAATCATTCCGAATAGCCAGAATGGTAGCGTGCTATTGAATCTTGTGGCGGGTGGCGTTGCAGAAGCTGGGGCTCAACAGGCAGGGGATTTGATGCAAGATTTGAAAACCGGGCATTTGTTGGGAGCATCACCAAAGGCACAATTCATTGCACAATCGATAGGCGCAGCTTGGTCCATTGTTTTGTCCAGTATAGTTTACAAGTTGTACAATAAAATTTACGACATTCCCAATCAACAATTCAGAATACCAACTGCTGTTGTGTGGATTGATTGTGCCAGGTTAGTTACTGGTAAAAGCTTGCCTGATAAAGCACTGGAGTGCTCTTTAGTACTGGGATCGATATTTGCCgttttatctttaattAAAAACTGTCTTCGTGACAGAGGTTATAAATGGGTTTTGTGGATTCCATCTGGCGTTGCGGTAGGTGTTGGGATTTACAACTCTCCAAGTTTCACCATAGAACGTTTTGCTGGGGGCATGTTGGCTCACATCTGGTTACGTACCAACAGAGGAAACCCGGATGCAAAGACGAAAATGATTGTGTTTAGTTCAGGATTGGTGTTGGGTGAGGGGATATTCAGCATAGTTAACATGTTCTTTACCGGTATCGGAGTACCGCATTTTTGA
- the PBP2 gene encoding telomere maintenance protein PBP2 (similar to uniprot|P38151 Saccharomyces cerevisiae YBR233W) has translation MADEEVLSLEPVSSPNSLKRKPDHETLEAGIKRVALEDNEAEPQNSELNGDGTHLTEKDSGQVPNYINLRMLCLMKQASKVVGGKGERVNRIKSETNTRINVSDNINGVMERVIFVRGKCEEVARAFGKIVRAINNESDDDSNERSLPLVVNLLIPHHFMGCIIGRQGSRLHEIEDLSAARLMASPQQLPMSNDRILSLTGVADAIHIATYYIGQTILENESKLKNKKSVFYHPGPMHSVLVNNYQMYMIYSGGAPTNPQDITPMVAPHQEHHQYHPMDKKTMNRRTKPPVSKYPIGPQQSLQPYTDMVDSCKHVKIISQLQQSPISPHLVLPQEVFIDNKFVGNVIGKGGKNIQQIKQSTGCMIKINDPVEGLDERKLVLIGTPLATQTAIMMINNRIDMDKRKRQENITIGMNDE, from the coding sequence ATGGcggatgaagaagttttgaGCTTGGAGCCCGTAAGCTCACCTAACTCTTTAAAACGGAAACCCGACCATGAAACACTAGAAGCTGGAATAAAAAGAGTTGCTCTTGAAGACAACGAGGCTGAGCCCCAAAATTCGGAATTGAACGGAGATGGCACGCATCTCACTGAGAAGGACTCTGGACAAGTTCCTAATTATATTAATTTGCGTATGTTATGTTTGATGAAGCAGGCTTCAAAAGTGGTTGGAGGAAAAGGAGAACGTGTTAATAGGATAAAATCTGAGACAAACACGAGAATTAATGTGTCAGACAACATTAATGGTGTCATGGAAAGGGTAATATTTGTTCGAGGAAAGTGTGAAGAAGTAGCCAGAGCGTTTGGGAAAATTGTCAGGGCTATTAATAATGAGAGTGATGACGATTCAAATGAGAGATCTCTGCCATTAGTGGTGAATTTACTAATTCCTCACCATTTTATGGGGTGCATAATCGGTAGACAAGGTTCGAGGCTCCACGAAATCGAGGATCTGAGTGCTGCTAGGCTTATGGCAAGTCCACAACAACTGCCCATGTCCAATGATAGAATTTTGTCTCTTACCGGAGTTGCAGACGCGATTCATATTGCTACTTACTACATTGGTCAAAcaatattggaaaatgagAGTAAActaaagaacaaaaaatcGGTATTTTATCATCCTGGCCCGATGCATTCTGTACTAGTCAACAATTACCAGATGTACATGATTTATTCAGGTGGTGCTCCGACTAATCCTCAAGATATAACACCCATGGTCGCACCCCACCAGGAGCATCATCAGTATCATCCTATGGACAAAAAGACAATGAATCGCAGAACGAAACCACCCGTTTCCAAATACCCAATAGGGCCACAGCAGTCTCTTCAGCCGTATACTGATATGGTTGACTCGTGTAAGCATGTCAAAATAATCTCTCAGTTACAACAATCTCCTATCTCTCCCCACTTAGTATTACCACAAGAGGTGTTCATCGATAACAAATTTGTTGGTAACGTCATAGGAAAAGGTGGTAAAAATATTCAGCAGATCAAACAATCAACAGGATGCATGATTAAAATTAATGATCCTGTGGAAGgtcttgatgaaagaaaacttgTCCTGATCGGAACTCCTTTGGCAACCCAAACTGCCATAATGATGATCAATAACAGAATTGATATGgataaaagaaaaagacaagAAAACATCACCATTGGAATGAACGACGAGTGA
- the SNF4 gene encoding AMP-activated serine/threonine-protein kinase regulatory subunit SNF4 (uniprot|Q9P869 Kluyveromyces lactis Nuclear protein SNF4) has product MPASSDKLQPKDQQTIELEQKLAVQSIRVFLQSKTSYDVLPVSYRLIVLDTSLLVKKSLNILLQNNVVSAPLWDAQTSKFAGLLTSSDFINVIQYYFHNPDKFELVDKLQLNGLKDIERAIGIQPYDTRSIHPFRPLYEACVKMIESRSRRIPLIDQDEETQREIVVSVLTQYRILKFVALNCKEIRYLKRPLRELDIISTNNIMSCQMSTPVIDVIQLLTLAGGVSSVPIVDEQGKLVNVYEAVDVLGLIKGGIYNDLSLSVGEALMRRSDDFEGVFTCTENDKLSSILDTVRKSRVHRFFVVDSNGFLTGVLTLSDILKYILFAES; this is encoded by the coding sequence ATGCCTGCAAGCAGTGATAAACTTCAACCGAAAGATCAGCAGACCATTGAGCTGGAACAGAAACTTGCTGTCCAGTCTATACGTGTTTTCCTTCAGTCTAAGACATCTTATGATGTGTTACCAGTTTCATATAGATTGATTGTGTTGGACACTTCTTTACTAGTGAAAAAATCGTTAAATATCCTGTTACAAAACAATGTTGTTTCTGCTCCCTTGTGGGATGCTCAAACTTCCAAATTTGCAGGTTTATTGACAAGTTCAGACTTCATCAATGtgattcaatattattTCCACAACCCGGATAAGTTTGAACTGGTGGATAAACTACAATTGAACGGACtcaaagatattgaaagGGCCATTGGCATCCAGCCTTACGATACAAGATCAATTCATCCATTCAGACCGTTGTATGAAGCATGTGTGAAGATGATAGAATCCCGGTCCAGGAGGATCCCTTTGATTGATCAAGATGAAGAGActcaaagagaaattgtCGTGAGTGTGTTAACACAATACCGTATCCTAAAATTTGTGGCATTGAACTGCAAGGAAATCCGCTATCTAAAGAGGCCTCTACGTGAGTTGGACATTATATCGACAAATAACATCATGAGTTGTCAAATGAGCACGCCAGTAATAGATGTCATTCAACTTTTAACTCTGGCTGGAGGCGTTTCCAGTGTTCCAATTGTCGATGAGCAAGGTAAATTGGTCAACGTCTACGAAGCCGTTGATGTCCTAGGTCTCATTAAGGGAGGCATATACAACGATCTTTCCCTATCCGTTGGGGAAGCTCTGATGAGAAGAAGTGATGATTTCGAAGGTGTCTTCACATGTACTGAAAACGATAAACTCTCCTCCATTCTTGATACAGTGAGAAAATCTCGTGTACATAGATTTTTCGTCGTCGATTCGAACGGATTCCTAACTGGTGTTCTCACTCTAAGCGATATCCTAAAATACATACTATTCGCAGAATCATAA
- the CDC20 gene encoding ubiquitin-protein transferase activating protein CDC20 (similar to uniprot|P26309 Saccharomyces cerevisiae YGL116W CDC20 Cell-cycle regulated activator of anaphase-promoting complex/cyclosome (APC/C) which is required for metaphase/anaphase transition directs ubiquitination of mitotic cyclins Pds1p and other anaphase inhibitors potential Cdc28p substrate): MDKNSQLSAKQSMLSLTSPTKLHVIPNENKITKRKGKSTLGNVTNTINRPKLIAKNGIPPLLRRSSSFFREESPVHEPLSGTGYNSIDQETNPDRFIPQVHHSQNTKCIDLEEDPEEIKPPPNASPFKHLSAQTKKMFKQKVANACGLDMNQRILQYMPLPPQPSLDRPIFSIGSRQTYKFDSKTNALAKLRKINTNPERILDAPGFQDDFYLNLLSWSKKNVLAIALDNSIYLWDGESGDVNLLVELKATCTSLTWSDDSCHISIGKNDGNVEIWDAETMTHVRTMRSGLGVRIGSQSWLDTLCVTGSKSGEIQINDVRIKNHVVQTWERHQGEVCGLSFREDGIQLASGANDNTVMIWDTRQNNDPIWTKRNHKAAVKAISWHPEITNLLATGGGSLDKHIHFWNTTTGNRLGTIDTGSQVSSLHWGQSYSKHSGCMDTEIVATGGTPNNCITIYNYETKFKVAEIQQAHDSRIVSSQLSPDGTTIASVGGDENLKFYRVFEERRKRKYLDDRTHRYTDKLDTKSHENDEPQRSPSKGTYIIR; the protein is encoded by the coding sequence ATGGACAAGAATAGCCAGCTTTCTGCGAAGCAATCAATGCTTTCATTAACTTCACCAACAAAGTTACATGTTATTCCTAATGAGAATAAGATTACAAAGAGAAAGGGAAAATCGACGCTTGGAAACGTGACAAATACTATCAATAGGCCTAAGCTGATTGCTAAAAATGGAATTCCACCTTTACTGCGGAGGagttcttcattttttaGAGAAGAATCGCCTGTTCACGAACCATTAAGCGGGACAGGGTATAATTCAATTGACCAAGAAACAAACCCTGATCGTTTCATACCGCAAGTGCATCATTCACAAAACACCAAGTGCATTGATCTGGAAGAAGATCCTGAAGAAATAAAACCACCACCAAACGCTTCACCCTTTAAACATTTGAGCGCGcagacaaagaaaatgttcaaacaaaaagttGCAAATGCATGTGGGTTGGATATGAACCAAAGGATTTTACAGTACATGCCTCTCCCACCACAACCTTCCTTGGATCGCCCAATTTTCTCAATTGGCAGTAGGCAAACTTAcaaatttgattcaaagacAAACGCCCTAGCCAAGCTTAGGAAAATCAACACCAATCCAGAAAGGATTCTTGATGCACCGGGTTTTCAAGATGATTTTTATCTTAACTTACTAAGCTGGTCCAAGAAAAACGTCTTGGCAATTGCATTAGATAACAGCATTTACCTCTGGGATGGAGAGTCTGGAGATGTTAATCTATTGGTGGAGTTGAAAGCCACATGTACCAGTTTAACATGGTCAGATGATAGCTGTCATATTTCCATTGGCAAAAACGACGGTAACGTCGAAATATGGGATGCCGAAACTATGACACATGTGAGGACAATGAGGTCAGGCCTTGGTGTACGCATTGGTTCTCAGTCATGGTTGGATACCCTTTGTGTTACTGGTAGCAAAAGTGGTGAAATCCAAATCAATGATGTGCGAATCAAAAACCATGTAGTGCAAACTTGGGAAAGACATCAAGGTGAAGTATGTGGGTTAAGCTTTAGGGAAGACGGTATACAATTGGCCAGTGGTGCCAATGATAATACAGTTATGATATGGGATACAAGGCAAAATAATGATCCAATATGGACTAAAAGAAATCACAAAGCCGCAGTCAAGGCTATTAGTTGGCATCCGGAAATTACCAATCTATTAGCCACCGGCGGTGGTTCATTAGACAAGCATATACATTTCTGGAATACAACTACTGGTAATAGGCTCGGAACTATAGATACAGGCTCACAAGTGAGCTCGTTGCACTGGGGCCAAAGTTACTCCAAACATTCGGGTTGTATGGATACAGAAATTGTAGCCACAGGTGGTACACCAAATAACTGCATAACCATATACAATTACGAGACAAAATTCAAAGTTGCGGAAATACAACAAGCGCATGATTCACGTATTGTTTCATCGCAATTATCCCCTGATGGCACCACTATAGCATCTGTTGGAGGAGATGAGAATCTCAAGTTCTATCGAGTCTTCGAAGAAAGACGCAAAAGGAAATACTTGGATGATAGAACTCATAGGTACACAGACAAATTAGACACTAAATCGCATGAAAATGACGAACCTCAAAGATCACCATCCAAAGGCACATACATTATTAGGTAG